From the genome of Mustela lutreola isolate mMusLut2 chromosome 16, mMusLut2.pri, whole genome shotgun sequence, one region includes:
- the LOC131818347 gene encoding cytochrome P450 2A13: MLASGLLLVALLACLTIMVLMSVWRQRKLWGKLPPGPTPLPFIGNYLQLNTEQMYNSLMKISERYGPVFTVHLGPRRIVVLCGHEAVKEALVDQAEEFSGRGEQATFDWLFKGYGVAFSNGERAKQLRRFSITTLRDFGVGKRGIEERIQEEAGFLIETLRGTQGAFIDPTFFLSRTVSNVISSIVFGDRFDYEDKEFLSLLRMMLGSFQFTATSTGQLYEMFYSVMKHLPGPQQQAFKELQGLEDFIAKKVEQNQRTLDPNSPRDFIDSFLIRMREEQNNPNTEFYMKNLVLTTLNLFFAGTETVSTTLRYGFLLLMKHPHVEAKLHEEIDQVIGKNRQPKFEDRAKMPYTEAVIHEIQRFGDMIPMGLARRVTKDTKFREFFLPKGTEVFPMLGSVLRDPKFFSKPRDFHPEHFLDENGQFKKSDAFVPFSIGKRYCFGEGLARMELFLFLTNILQNFRFKSPQLPQDIDVSPKHVGFATIPRSYTMSFQPR; encoded by the exons ATGCTGGCCTCAGGGCTGCTCCTCGTGGCTTTGCTGGCCTGCCTCACCATCATGGTCTTGATGTCTGTCTGGAGGCAGAGGAAGCTCTGGGGGAAGCTCCCTCCGGGACCCACCCCGTTGCCCTTCATCGGGAACTACCTGCAGCTGAACACAGAGCAGATGTACAACTCTCTCATGAAG ATCAGTGAGCGCTATGGCCCGGTGTTCACGGTCCACCTGGGACCCCGGCGCATCGTGGTGCTGTGTGGACACGAGGCGGTGAAGGAGGCTCTGGTAGACCAGGCTGAGGAGTTCAGCGGGCGAGGCGAGCAGGCCACCTTCGACTGGCTCTTCAAAGGCTATG GTGTGGCATTCAGCAACGGGGAGCGCGCCAAGCAGCTCAGGCGCTTCTCCATCACCACGCTGCGGGACTTCGGAGTGGGCAAGCGGGGCATTGAGGAGCGCATCCAGGAGGAGGCCGGCTTCCTCATCGAGACCCTCCGGGGCACGCAGG GTGCCTTCATTGATCCCACCTTCTTCCTGAGCCGAACAGTGTCCAATGTCATCAGCTCCATTGTCTTTGGGGACCGCTTTGACTATGAGGACAAAGAGTTCCTGTCCCTGCTGCGTATGATGCTGGGAAGCTTCCAGTTCACAGCTACATCTACAGGGCAG CTCTATGAGATGTTTTATTCAGTGATGAAACACCTGCCAGGGCCACAACAGCAGGCATTTAAGGAGCTTCAGGGTCTGGAGGATTTCATAGCCAAGAAGGTGGAGCAGAACCAGCGCACCCTGGACCCCAACTCCCCGAGGGACTTCATCGACTCCTTCCTCATCCGCATGCGGGAG GAGCAGAACAACCCCAACACGGAGTTCTACATGAAAAACCTGGTGCTGACCACCCTGAACCTCTTCTTTGCGGGCACTGAGACGGTCAGCACAACCCTGCGATATGGCTTCCTGCTGCTCATGAAACATCCACACGTGGAGG ccaaACTCCATGAGGAGATTGACCAGGTGATTGGCAAGAACCGTCAGCCCAAGTTTGAGGACAGGGCCAAGATGCCCTACACAGAGGCGGTGATCCACGAGATCCAAAGATTTGGAGACATGATCCCCATGGGCCTGGCCCGCAGAGTCACCAAGGACACCAAGTTTCGAGAGTTCTTCCTCCCCAAG ggcACCGAAGTGTTCCCCatgctgggctccgtgctcagggaCCCCAAGTTCTTCTCCAAGCCCCGAGACTTCCACCCAGAGCACTTCCTGGATGAGAATGGGCAGTTTAAGAAGAGTGATGCTTTTGTGCCCTTCTCCATTG GAAAGCGCTACTGTTTTGGAGAAGGCCTGGCTAGAATGgagctctttctcttcctcaccaACATCTTGCAGAACTTCCGCTTCAAGTCCCCGCAGCTGCCCCAAGACATCGACGTGTCCCCCAAACACGTGGGCTTTGCTACCATCCCACGAAGTTACACCATGAGCTTCCAGCCCCGCTGA